Proteins from a genomic interval of Zingiber officinale cultivar Zhangliang chromosome 1B, Zo_v1.1, whole genome shotgun sequence:
- the LOC121986335 gene encoding probable transcription factor GLK1, producing MLAVEQLRGSNGEEGALGSFSIGGDETFGDEAFLDDVSFGDLFMGIDVDGDVLPDLELDPADIFAEFSVGSAEAEDSATSATAWPVDSAAEGLAVEVETEAGEGAVSAVGKEEAAAALALTEESNKSRKPSPAAKSSQSQGKRKAKVDWTPELHRRFVQAVEQLGIDKAVPSRILELMGIDCLTRHNIASHLQKYRSHRKHLLAREAEAASWSQRRQIYSGGGAGSTVKRPDINPWLAPTIGFPPRHHPPPPPPTQLQPFRPLHVWGHPTVGDGAPMPAPHVWLRHLAPRSPTPTQPWAAAQPPVDPSYWHHHYPRGIVPQAMTQGTPCFPQPLPAARFAGAAVPGIVPHHPIYSAIPPPPPLPVLSKLSNSELQLDAHPSVESIDAAIGDVLAKPWLPLPLGLKPPAVDSVLVELQKHGVSKVPPRA from the exons ATGCTCGCGGTGGAACAGCTGCGAGGGTCCAATGGCGAGGAAGGGGCTCTGGGGAGCTTCTCCATCGGCGGGGACGAGACGTTCGGGGACGAGGCGTTCCTTGACGACGTCAGCTTCGGGGACCTCTTCATGGGGATCGACGTCGACGGGGACGTGCTGCCGGACCTCGAGCTGGATCCAGCTGATATTTTCGCGGAGTTCTCGGTGGGGAGCGCGGAGGCTGAGGATTCGGCGACGAGCGCGACGGCCTGGCCAGTCGACTCGGCGGCGGAAGGCCTAGCGGTGGAGGTGGAGACGGAGGCCGGGGAGGGGGCGGTGAGCGCTGTAGGAAAGGAGGAAGCGGCCGCCGCGCTGGCGCTGACAGAAGAGAGCAACAAGAGCCGTAAGCCATCGCCGGCGGCGAAGAGTTCGCAGTCGCAGGGGAAGCGCAAAGCGAAG GTGGACTGGACGCCGGAGCTTCACCGGAGGTTCGTTCAGGCTGTGGAGCAGCTGGGGATCGACAAGGCCGTGCCCTCGAGAATTTTAGAACTCATGGGGATCGACTGCCTCACTCGCCACAACATCGCGAGCCACCTTCAA AAGTACCGATCTCACCGAAAGCATTTGCTGGCCCGAGAGGCGGAGGCAGCGAGCTGGAGCCAGCGGCGGCAGATCTACTCAGGCGGCGGCGCCGGCTCCACGGTTAAGAGGCCAGACATCAACCCGTGGCTGGCTCCGACGATCGGATTCCCTCCTCGGCATCATCCCCCGCCCCCGCCGCCGACGCAACTCCAGCCCTTTCGCCCGCTCCATGTCTGGGGCCACCCCACGGTCGGCGACGGCGCGCCGATGCCCGCTCCCCACGTCTGGCTCCGTCACCTCGCCCCGCGGTCTCCGACGCCGACGCAACCCTGGGCGGCTGCTCAGCCGCCTGTGGATCCCTCCTACTGGCACCACCACTACCCAAGA GGAATAGTTCCACAAGCCATGACTCAGGGAACGCCTTGCTTTCCTCAACCATTGCCGGCGGCG AGATTCGCTGGGGCCGCGGTGCCAGGAATAGTTCCTCATCATCCTATCTACAGCGCTATTCCTCCTCCCCCACCTCTTCCTGTTCTGAGCAAGCTTTCCAACTCAGAACTACAGCTTGATGCGCACCCT TCGGTCGAAAGCATAGATGCGGCTATTGGAGATGTGTTAGCAAAGCCATGGTTGCCGTTGCCGCTTGGGTTGAAGCCCCCTGCAGTGGACAGTGTGCTAGTAGAGCTGCAGAAGCACGGAGTCTCGAAAGTCCCACCTCGTGCCTGA